From Cupriavidus oxalaticus:
CGGTGCCAGGTGATGGCGCGTGGGCTTGAGATAGCGTCCCACCGACAGGTCATCGGCACGGATCGCCGGCGAAGTCCCGGAGACCAGGTCCGACAGCAGCTTGCCGGAGCCGCAGGCCATGGTCCAGCCGAGCGTGCCGTGTCCGGTGTTCAGCCACAGGCCGCGTACCTGCGTCGGGCCGACGATCGGCGTGCCGTCCGGCGTCATCGGGCGCAGGCCGGTCCAGAAGGTGGCCTGGCTGACATCGCCGGCACCGGGGAACAGGTCGGTGACCACGTGTTCGAGCGTGCGGCGCTTGGCCGGGTCGAGGCTGCGGTCATAGCCGACGATCTGCGCCATGCCGCCGACGCGGATGCGGTCGTCGAAGCGGGTGATGGCGACCTTGTAGGTTTCATCCAGCACCGTCGACACCGGGCTGCGCGAGGCGTCGCTGAGCGGCACCGTGATCGAGAAGCCCTTGAGCGGGTACACCGGCAGGTTGGACATGCCCGACAGGAACGGCTTCACCAGCTGCGTCGACCAGCTGCCCAGCGCCACGACCACCAGGTCGGCGGAGATCGGCTCGCCGTTGACGATGGCGCCGGTGACGGCATCGCCCCGCGTCAGCAGGCTGTCGATCGAACGGTTGTACAGGAACCTGACGCCCAGCAGCTCGGCCATCTGCGAAAGCCGCGTCGTGAACAACTGGCAGTCGCCGGTTTCATCGTTGGGAAGGCGCAGGCCGCCGCTCAGCTTGTGGCTGACAGCGGCCAGCGCCGGTTCGCTCGCGGCGAGTTCTTCGCGCGAAAGCAACTGGTAGGGCACGCCGGCTTCTTCCAGCACGGCGATGTCCTTGGCCGCGCCTTGCAGCTGCTCGTCGGTGCGGAACACCTGCAGCGTGCCTTGCTGGCGGCCTTCATAAGCGATGCCGGTTTCCGCGCGCAATGCGCGGATGCAGTCGCGGCTGTATTCGGCCAGCCGCACCATGCGCTCCTTGTTCACGGCATAGCGCTCGGCACTGCAGTTCAGCAGCATCTGCCACATCCATTGCAGCTGGAACAGCGTGCCGTCCGGACGGATGGACAGCGGAGCGTGGTCCTGGAACATCCACTTGATCGCCTTCAGCGGCACGCCGGGCGCCGCCCACGGCGACGCGTAGCCCGGGGAGATCTGCCCCGCGTTGGCAAAGCTTGTGCCCAGCGCGGGTCCGGCTTCGCGATCGACGACGGTCACTTCATGACCGGCCTTGGCCAGATACCACGCACTGGTGACGCCGATGACGCCACTGCCAAGTACGAGAACACGCATTTCGGGGGCTCCCAACTACGATCTCAGGTTGAAGAAGGATTTGTCTCTATACTATTGAATACAATCCAGTCATAGTTACCGAATTTCTCAGTAAAACAGGAAAAACTAATGAGAACCAGCCGCCAGCCCGTACGCACGCTCGACCGGCTCGACCGCAGGATCCTGACGCTGCTGCAGGCAGACGGCAGGATCTCGATGAAAGACCTGGCGGAGGCGGTCGGCCTGACCATCACGCCGTGCATCGAGCGGGTCAAGCGCCTGGAGCGCGATGGTGTCATCATGGGCTACTACGCGCGGCTGAATCCGACCCTGCTGGGCAGTGCACTGCTAGTGTTCGTGGAGATCTCGCTCGGCAATAAATCGGGCAATATGTTCGAGCAGTTCCGGCGCGAGGTGCTGCGCATCCCGGAAGTGCTGGAGTGTCACCTCGTGTCGGGCGATTTCGACTACCTGATCAAAGCGCGCATCCGCGAGATCGGCGAATACCGGCGGCTGCTGGGCGACATCCTGTTGCAACTGCCCGGTGCCGCGCAGTCGAAAAGCTATGTCGTCATGGAAGAAATCAAGGAAACGCTTGCAATCTCGGTCGAGGACAAGAGCCAGCCGACCTGACCACCCACGCCAGGCCAACGAAGCCGGGCAATCATGAAGCGCCCCGCCAATCCCTTCAAAGACACGTCCACCGCCGCCGCCGATACGCAGGCGGGCCCGCGGGCGCCCGTCGCGCGCAAGGGACGCGGCGCGGTCAGCAACCTGCAGGGACGTTTCGAGCGAGACCAGCGCGAGACCTTCGACGACGGCTGGGGTAGTCCGGCAATGGAAGAGCCGGCGACTGCCGTCGGGCAGGCGCATCCGGAGGCTGCCTCCAACACCACTCCGTCACCGCAAGCGCCATTGCCGCCGCTGCGTACGCAGGTACGCATCGAACGCGCGCGCACGATCCTGACCCGCAACGCGTCGCCGGATATCCCGTTCGACGTGTCGCTGAACCCGTACCGCGGCTGCGAGCACGGCTGCATCTACTGCTTTGCGCGGCCCACGCACGCCTACCTTGACCTGTCGCCGGGGCTCGACTTCGAGACCCGGCTGTTCGCCAAGTCCAACGCTGCCGAGAAGCTGCGCGAGGCGCTGGCGCGGCCCTCGTACCGCTGCGAGACCATCGCGCTGGGCGTCAACACCGACGCTTACCAGCCGATCGAGCGCGAGCAGCGCATTACCCGCGGCATCCTCGAGGTGCTGAGCGAACACGACCATCCGGTCGCACTGATCACCAAGTCTTCACTGATCGAGCGTGATATCGACCTGCTGGCGCCGATGGCCGCCAAGCGGCTCGCGGTGGCGGCGGTCACCATCACCACGCTGGATGCGGACATCGCGCGCACGCTCGAGCCACGCGCGGCGACGCCGTCACGCCGACTGCGTACCATCCGCACGCTGACCGACGCCGGCATTCCGGTAGGCGTAAGCATTGCCCCGGTAATCCCGTTCATCACCGAGCCTGACCTTGAGCGTGTGCTGGAAGCGGCGCGAGAGGCGGGCGCCGTCTATGCGAACTACATCGTGCTGCGGCTGCCCTGGGAGGTGCGGCCGCTGTTCGAGGAATGGCTGCTGGCGCATTTCCCCGATCGCGCCGAGCGGGTCATGAACCGCGTTCGCGACATGCGCGAAGGCAAAGCCTACGATGCCAGCTTTGCCACGCGCATGCGGGGCACGGGCGTGTGGGCGGACTTGCTACGTCAGCGCTTCTACAAGGCCGCCGACCGGCTCGGCTTCCGCTATAACCGGTTCGAACTGGATACTTCGCGATTCCGGCCGCCCGCGGGACCACGCGGCAAGGACGATCCGCAAGGCTCCTTGTTCTGAGCTGCTTCAGTGGCCTGCTGGTCGCCGATCATGCGGCTGGCCAGGTCCAGCGCGGCCTTCGCGCTCGATGGCGGCAGTCCGGAGGACAGCGCCAGCCTGACGGCGATGGCTGCCAGGCGTCCTTCGTCATACGTTGGCATGTCGATTGGTGCTCCTTTGCGCCGCCAGAGCCACGCTCTGCCGCGCATGTCGCCGCCAGGATCGGACGGTCTTTCCAGTATGGGCGATTTGCGCGAAAGGGGAATTGCCGATTGCGGCCGCATTGACCACGCGCAAATGCAGGCAGCTTTTGGCGCCCGCCGCGGTGCTCAAGCGAATGCCGGCAGGGTGGGCATCGCGGATCACCTGCCATCATCCGCCCGCAGGTTGCCGCGTACGTGGTCGATCAGGTCGCAGTGAATGCCGCCGGCGCGGCTATTGCGACAGCTCGCGCGCCGCCTCGACCTGCGATTCGAAGAAGGTCTGGAAGCTGATGGCCAGCCCCGCCATCAGCAGGCCGGTGCCGATCAGCAGCGACAGGATCACCAGGATCACGACCGGCCACCCGGAGCGCGTGGGCTTGCCATGGGGATTGAAGCGCGCGTCCCACTTGTCGTCCGGGCGCAGGCCATAGACGATGGCGCCAAGGAAGGCGCTGATGACCGAGACTCCGCCGGCAACGGCGAACGTCCAGTTGAGCGCGGGCGTCCCGGCATCGGTCGCCATCGAGGCAATGCCGACGACGCCGGCCAGCAGCCCCAGCAGGTGAACCCAGCCGTACACGTCGCGCAGCCCGCCCAGGTAGAAGCGGTGCGCCCCGAGGCTGCCGAACAGGAACGCCAGCGCGACCGTCAGCAGCTTGGACTTGCCGCGTGCCGGGGTGGTGGTGGCGCGAGTGGTTGCGGGACTGGCTGGCGTGGCGGCAGGCATGGCGTAGGGGCGTGCGTGGCGGTTCGGGAAAAACGGCGGCACACGCGTGCCAGCCGGCAGTCATTGTACGCCGGCGGTCACGGCCAGGGAGTGGAAGTGCATCAGCAGACGCGCAGGGCGACGCTAATGCCAGCCGCCCGTAAGCAGGCTCTTGATAAAGGTGGCGGCGTGTTCGCTGATATGCGTTTCGCCGTAAAGGACCAGGGTAAGGATACCCATGAACAGGACGGACAGCGATAACTGGCCGGCGTGTTCGACCAGGTCGCTTAGAAGGGGTGACATGACAAACCTCACGGAATTATTGTCGTTCTGGAGGCTGCGCCCGAGCTGTCGTGATCGGGTCCGACAGGAGGTGTCGGGCAGAGGCAGGTCAGTTCGATTGCCGTCTGCACTGGACGGCACGCTGTGAGCCCCGGGCAGCGCCGGGCGGCAGCCTGTGTGTGGCACCCGGAAAGTGGGGCACACACTCAGATAAAGACAATGGGGGCGCGGGGCGAGTTCCGCAGCGAGTTCCTCGGCGCGCTTCCCAGGGCGCCGGCGCCACGCGAGCGCCAGCCGCATGGGGATTCAGCGTCCGCCGTTGTCGCGGCCGTGTGCCTGCCAGCCGGGACCGACGCTGGTGGGGCGCGAGTCGTTGCGGGCGTCGGAAGGGTTGCTGCGCTGATCCTGGGCGCGCACACGGTTGTCGTCGCGAGCGCCCTGCATCGCGGCGGCGCGGCGGCCACTCAGGCGGTCGTCTGCGCGGGCGCGAGCTTCCA
This genomic window contains:
- a CDS encoding D-amino acid dehydrogenase, which encodes MRVLVLGSGVIGVTSAWYLAKAGHEVTVVDREAGPALGTSFANAGQISPGYASPWAAPGVPLKAIKWMFQDHAPLSIRPDGTLFQLQWMWQMLLNCSAERYAVNKERMVRLAEYSRDCIRALRAETGIAYEGRQQGTLQVFRTDEQLQGAAKDIAVLEEAGVPYQLLSREELAASEPALAAVSHKLSGGLRLPNDETGDCQLFTTRLSQMAELLGVRFLYNRSIDSLLTRGDAVTGAIVNGEPISADLVVVALGSWSTQLVKPFLSGMSNLPVYPLKGFSITVPLSDASRSPVSTVLDETYKVAITRFDDRIRVGGMAQIVGYDRSLDPAKRRTLEHVVTDLFPGAGDVSQATFWTGLRPMTPDGTPIVGPTQVRGLWLNTGHGTLGWTMACGSGKLLSDLVSGTSPAIRADDLSVGRYLKPTRHHLAPRPAHA
- a CDS encoding Lrp/AsnC ligand binding domain-containing protein, coding for MRTSRQPVRTLDRLDRRILTLLQADGRISMKDLAEAVGLTITPCIERVKRLERDGVIMGYYARLNPTLLGSALLVFVEISLGNKSGNMFEQFRREVLRIPEVLECHLVSGDFDYLIKARIREIGEYRRLLGDILLQLPGAAQSKSYVVMEEIKETLAISVEDKSQPT
- a CDS encoding PA0069 family radical SAM protein, with amino-acid sequence MKRPANPFKDTSTAAADTQAGPRAPVARKGRGAVSNLQGRFERDQRETFDDGWGSPAMEEPATAVGQAHPEAASNTTPSPQAPLPPLRTQVRIERARTILTRNASPDIPFDVSLNPYRGCEHGCIYCFARPTHAYLDLSPGLDFETRLFAKSNAAEKLREALARPSYRCETIALGVNTDAYQPIEREQRITRGILEVLSEHDHPVALITKSSLIERDIDLLAPMAAKRLAVAAVTITTLDADIARTLEPRAATPSRRLRTIRTLTDAGIPVGVSIAPVIPFITEPDLERVLEAAREAGAVYANYIVLRLPWEVRPLFEEWLLAHFPDRAERVMNRVRDMREGKAYDASFATRMRGTGVWADLLRQRFYKAADRLGFRYNRFELDTSRFRPPAGPRGKDDPQGSLF
- a CDS encoding TM2 domain-containing protein yields the protein MPAATPASPATTRATTTPARGKSKLLTVALAFLFGSLGAHRFYLGGLRDVYGWVHLLGLLAGVVGIASMATDAGTPALNWTFAVAGGVSVISAFLGAIVYGLRPDDKWDARFNPHGKPTRSGWPVVILVILSLLIGTGLLMAGLAISFQTFFESQVEAARELSQ